The DNA region aaaagaggaatTTGAAAATGCCGATTGAAGGGAGAGGCTTTCAAAGCTTGCGCCCAAACATAAAGCTCCCATACATTCCGCCAACCTCGGACCTCGCAACTGGGATCTTTCTCATGCCCCAGGAATCAGCTCCCATCTTCCACGACCGACGCCCATCGTCCCTGACAATAGGCTTGCCAGTCGTCGCGTCCTTCAGCGGCTGTCTCACCAGCCATCCTCGGCTGCCACACTCTGACATCTTCCAGCCAGCACGCTCCACCGCCGCGGCCGACTTCTTCACCCTCTTGAACACATCTTCGGCAACCTCGATAACTTCCAATGGCTCAGAAAAGTTCTTGAGAATGGCGCAGCCGCTGCTAAAAAGATAGACCAGATCGAGCTCCTGGCCCCAGAAGTCAGACAGGTCCAAATACTTGAGAGTATGAGGGACCCAGTCCAGCTGCATCTgcacatcatcatcggtgTTCTCGTCAGGAACGAAAAGGCGGTTGACGTCCGCCAAAGTGAGAGAGCGGCCTATGGCAAGCTCCTCGAGATGCTTGGTCAGCGGCCGGAGAAGCTCAACATGGGAGGGCTCCATTTTGCTGCCCTTTAAGCTGAGAGACTTGAGGGTCCTGGGAAGAACAGGAAGCAATTCGTTGAGGCTCTCGGCATCGAAAAGCTGGTGGCTTCTGGCATCGGTGGCCAAGCTCAAGAACTCGAGCTCCTTGGCGGCAGGGTGGTTGGTCAGGAAATCAATGACGCCCCTGGCACTCAAAAGCGTGCACTTGGCCAGATTGAGGTGTGTAATGCGGGCAGTCACCGGGATCGCAGCAAGGGCAGCGTCTGTTATACGCGTACCCGCAACATCGAGGTGCGTAAGGTGGTTTAGCCTTGGGAGAATGGTCTCGAGCACGACCGAGGGCAGGGTGAGGCACTTGTGCAGTGAGAGACGACGGATCGAAAGCACAGGTGGCCAGTTGGGCGACACTATCGATGTGAAAGCCTCCTTGAACTTGGTCGACGTGCAACCGCAGAAATCGACCGCCTGCAGCCTCGACAAGCCAAGGAAGAGCTTCCGCAATACATCGGCGTTCAAATCATCGTCGAGGTATTCCTGCGCAAGAAACTCTTGcaggttgggggtgaggtCGAGGCATCGGAGGAGGGTCTCTGAGGTAAGGTTGCGCGCTTGCGAGCGTTCGGCCGCTGTGGAGAAGAGCTGCGCAGGGTTGAAGTGGCAAAAATCAAGCCGCCGCACAATTGTGCCCAGGGTGGAGTGCTCCGAAATGTGGGCGAGGAACTTTTGGAAAATTCGCGAGTGGGGAATCGTGATCTTGCTGTAGAGAGTGGTTAAGGTCGCGATGTGAAGCGTCCGCGAGGTCAGCAACAACGACATGAGATCGACATTGCGCCTCGAGACCCCATTGGGGGGGAcatcaagggcaagaaggttgatgatggaggctGGATCATGTCAGCATGACTATTTTGGATAGGCAGTAGTGGGGGGGGGACAACGTACTCAAAATCTCAGTCGGGAGTCTCTCGAGAGGAGCATCGCCGGGTCTGTTGGCACCCCCACgcttggtgggcttgggcGTGTCCTTGAAGACTTGATGAAGGATCTGGAGGTCTCCGAAGCTCTTACTGGCAAGTTTTCCCTTGACCTGAATCTCCTTCCAGCCTCTGAAGGAATCGGCGGGAGTCCAATATCCAAGGAGCCGGCTGTTGGGGTTCGTGACGGGCGGCAGGAActtggtggggggttgagtgTGAGGTTGAGTGTGAGTGTGGGTGTGAGTCTGAGTTTGGATCATCTTCAGTTGCTGAGAATCGGTGCTAGAAGTCGATCCTGTCgggctgggaggggagagcAAGTCGTCGATGGCCTCAGGGTCGAGATAGGATGAAATCTTTGTTTTGGAAAAGCACTGGGGTAAGGTGCTTTCGTTTTCCCGGATGGACGAGAAAGAAGAGCGGGATGCCCGGTCCGGGGTGGCAGGCCGATCCCGGGTCATGGTTAAGTAGTCCGGGGAGCAGTCCCTCGAAGGTGTTCCCAGGGGGGAGACGTGCAAATGGGCTGGTCTCGGCTTGGAGACCGCCATGGGGAAAGACAGCAGCGACAGGGTGAGGGATGTGTTGGGACGGGCTTGGCTGGGGTCCGGGGAGAAATTGCAGCGCCGGCAGGTCAGGTGTGCGATGCAAGAAAGAGATGGCGACAGGGCCGTTCCAGAGAGATTGATTCGATCCGATGGATGGTCAGAGCAACAGTGTTCAGGCACCGTTGACAGCTGCTTGATCTGTTGAGGGGGGCCCGAGCCGTGGTCTCACAAGACTGTCCAAAAGGAACGAGGGGGCTTTCTATTAGTCAAGGCAATGGCTTCTTAGGTAAGAGGAAGTCTGCGATGGATGCAGTGATGCGGGGAAGATTGCGAGCTTGGtgtggctttttttttcagaTTCGGGATCCGCAATTCGTGGTCAGCCCTGCTATTTCTGACTATAAAATGCTGTCTGTCTCTCTGCACTCAGTGAATGATGCAGGGAGGGCGAGAAAGGTCGGAATGGAAAAGACGTGCGTCTGTCGAGGTTCCGACAGTGCGGTTCTATCCTTAGCCTCGTGTTATTTTGTTGCAGGTAAGCAAAGCAGGTTCGCCCCAATTTCTGACTGAACAGATCAGGCACGAGCGGTGTAGCTTGTTTTCGATGAGTCGAGTCTGCGACCAAGATCACTCGATGACGACGGTTGATGAAACGGAGAGTTTGATGGAGCAGCAGAGCTCAGCGGAGGGATGGGGCCTGCAGTTCGAAGGCAGTTGCACAACGGCAAAGTCAACAATTGGATATGATGTGTAATGTTGCGAGGTATGAGTAGGAGGTGTAGTATCAGTTACGGCAGATGCAAGACAGTTGCGCACAAGCACATGGCGGATTTGAATTAAATAGGGGACGTTAAGGCGGGAACCGATGCAGGCCGAGAAAACAAGCTCGGAGCACAGCTCCAACACGCtggaaaagtctttattaCTCATGGAAACTAGCGAGAATGGCCAGAGCCTTTGTCACCTGGACATCGCATCGGCCATCGGCGCTCCGTCTGGGCGGTTGCCGCATTTTTTTATGTACACTTCACCTCGCACCGCGAACTCGGCGACAGGACCCTGCTGTCAATCAAGACTTCGCCCCGCTGTCTGCAGCAGACATGTGGAAGCTGGAAGCTGCTGCTAGAATCGGGCAGCCTACACTGGTGTtcatctttcttttcttgtctgTCGTCAGTTTGCGAACGGCTAGTGGCCGGTAACCAAGATTTATGCATATTGTCCCTGGCGAGCCAACCAAACAGCCCAGAGCTGCTGTACAAACGGTACAAATGATATAAATTCCAACCgcaaccctccctctccaaaacaaAGAAACACCAAGCAAAGCGCGAGACGGCCAGCAGTTGACGAAAATTGCGCCAAGCCGTGCCTCATAACAGCCCGAACCGCTGATTCTCTGCTCACACGAATGCCCGAGTTTCTCTGACATGGCATAACATCATCGGCGAGCcgtgaggaggtggtggtcgagAGGTGGCCAACCGGCGCAGCCAGCGGTTGACAGAGCTTGCTGGTACGTAATGGTTTGAACTTCTCCACCAAACCCTTCCAACACTGCAGGAGTTTTTCCTGCTTGCCCAAAGAGCACTGGTTGCACTGGTCCTCGCTTTGCAACCTTCCCTCTGCTCCCGTGGTGTTTTATTCGGCCGATTATTAGAGCAGTTCCTCTTGGTATGGCATCAATCTCCATGTTGGTCTTTGTACAGTCGGCTGATCTGGCGTGACGTTGCCTTGTGCAAAACCGTGGCCTCCCATAGGTTGAAAATGCAATTTCTTACCTAATCATTGGTCGGTGACGTGAGGCATtgcccctccctcacctcacccacaaACAACATGGCACAACCACATAACCTCGAGGTGCTCGAGATATCCGGACCCGGCGAAGGTCAACAATCAGACATGCCAGGCGTGCCAGATCAGACGCCGAATCAGCGCCGAGAGACAGCTCAAAAGTCAAACGCTTCCTTCGCCTGCTGATCACATCAGATCCTATGACTGCATCGGTCAATGGCTCTGCTGCTTTTTTTGCCCTTTGCCGCCCTCGAGCTCCAGCTAGCCTGCCGTCCCGGTTCCTGGGTGCTTTGTTGGAACCAATCTATCAACCAAAACCCATAGCGTCTCATGACTGTCAGCACCATCGCCAGCACAGCACTTTGCAGGGCCAAGACACATCTGGCCAGCCCAACTTGCCAAGGAGCCAAGTCATGTCCAACTCGCCTGAAAGGAGGCTCGTTTTGTTCACGTGGTGCTTGATCTGCTGCCCTGTCGCGGCAGGTCGTCTGCCAAACGATCCCCGGGGGCCGGAGCCGCGTGCAGCCGTTTTTGCGCTAGCGATGCTGATTCCAGGTTGTTGTAAGAGAATTTTTCTTTCCGTTCAACCAAcccttgttgttgtccctGAACATCTTGCTGCTCGATGTACCTTAGCTTCTCTTTTACCCCACAGATTTGTTTGATCTATCTGCAGATAGAACGGACCTCTCGGGCATCGGATCCGGATCTCTTGCCCGGGATGGTAGGTGACACTTCAACAACGTGGGTGGCACAGGGCTCGGCCTCGAAATGTTGTCATTCCAGTGCGGCTGGCGACATGAAGGGCATGCATTTCAACCCGAGATCACGCATGCTGTGTCACATACTAAACAACCGTCGGAAAGGGCATCTCCTCGGAGGCTGACGGTAGAGATGTGATGCTGAGAGCCGCCAGTTCTATGCCCATTAAAGTGACCCGCCTGGTTCACGTTCCAGCCCGCCGCACCCGCTTCCCCAGCTTTTTCGACCCCTGAATGGGCCCTGACCTTCACTAGCGCCCTCATGGGGGGAGACGTCGTATCAGACGGCCTCACCTGATCTCTGTCATTATCCACCAGATTCCACACATAATATCGACTGTAGGGATTGTCTGCGCCTGTTTTGGTAGTGAGAACCTCTCCGGCAGTGCGAATGCGAGGGCCAGACCGCCGATCTCAACTGGAGAAAATATAGCACGGCAATATCCGACTTGGCCAAACGACATCTCTTCCCAAGGGCAGCTCGAAATGAGACCAGGCTTTGCTTACCGAGTGTTGCACATCACTACCACTGAGATCAGAAAGAAAGGAGAGCGTCAGGCTTCGTGTGTGGACTGTGATTTACTCGTCAAGATTACCTATCGGAATGTTCTCGCCGAGACAGGTCGTATACGCGGTGGGATCACAGTTGGAAACATTGGGTGAAAGCATCCCTCTGGTTTTCGAGGAT from Podospora pseudopauciseta strain CBS 411.78 chromosome 6, whole genome shotgun sequence includes:
- a CDS encoding hypothetical protein (EggNog:ENOG503NXB0; COG:S) is translated as MAVSKPRPAHLHVSPLGTPSRDCSPDYLTMTRDRPATPDRASRSSFSSIRENESTLPQCFSKTKISSYLDPEAIDDLLSPPSPTGSTSSTDSQQLKMIQTQTHTHTHTQPHTQPPTKFLPPVTNPNSRLLGYWTPADSFRGWKEIQVKGKLASKSFGDLQILHQVFKDTPKPTKRGGANRPGDAPLERLPTEILTSIINLLALDVPPNGVSRRNVDLMSLLLTSRTLHIATLTTLYSKITIPHSRIFQKFLAHISEHSTLGTIVRRLDFCHFNPAQLFSTAAERSQARNLTSETLLRCLDLTPNLQEFLAQEYLDDDLNADVLRKLFLGLSRLQAVDFCGCTSTKFKEAFTSIVSPNWPPVLSIRRLSLHKCLTLPSVVLETILPRLNHLTHLDVAGTRITDAALAAIPVTARITHLNLAKCTLLSARGVIDFLTNHPAAKELEFLSLATDARSHQLFDAESLNELLPVLPRTLKSLSLKGSKMEPSHVELLRPLTKHLEELAIGRSLTLADVNRLFVPDENTDDDVQMQLDWVPHTLKYLDLSDFWGQELDLVYLFSSGCAILKNFSEPLEVIEVAEDVFKRVKKSAAAVERAGWKMSECGSRGWLVRQPLKDATTGKPIVRDDGRRSWKMGADSWGMRKIPVARSEVGGMYGSFMFGRKL